In one Candidatus Pelagibacter sp. HTCC7211 genomic region, the following are encoded:
- a CDS encoding ActS/PrrB/RegB family redox-sensitive histidine kinase — MKFFETSKYHSFKKSTYISLRWIGIAGQFIAVNFVFFILNFDFNVLVSNLTIFFGILSNLYLIFIYKKTQLSDRSAFIFLVIDIFQLGILIYLTGGVSNPFVIFLLIPSVFSSSNLSFVTNSLLVSLTTIVIIFLTFYSNNLPGPISGHFHVSPYYYYAIPASLIIALFFLNFFAMTFGSQSRLRKEALAKMEEVMATEHELLSLGGQAAAAAHSLGTPLSTIKIITQDLLRQFKGQKEVEKDIELLSSQVERCNEILKRLTIDPVEEDDFIDKDLTMREYLSEIISSFREISKKQFIFNYDQDSNVKKITKSIEIVYGLRNFVGNANKFSKGSVYINLKSDSEITEITIEDDGNGYPKDVLPKIGEPYLSSSSQEKSKKGLGLGLFIGKTLLEKNFASILCRNSKTRSGAEVIIKWSNRDLFKI; from the coding sequence ATGAAGTTTTTTGAAACTTCAAAATATCATTCTTTTAAAAAATCTACATATATAAGTTTAAGGTGGATAGGAATAGCAGGACAATTTATTGCAGTTAACTTTGTATTTTTTATTTTAAATTTTGATTTTAATGTACTTGTTTCAAACTTAACAATATTTTTTGGTATCCTAAGCAATTTATATTTAATCTTTATTTATAAAAAAACACAATTATCAGATAGATCAGCATTTATATTTTTAGTTATTGATATTTTTCAATTAGGTATTTTGATTTATCTGACGGGAGGAGTTTCTAATCCTTTTGTAATATTTTTGTTAATTCCAAGTGTTTTTTCATCATCCAACTTAAGTTTTGTAACCAATTCTTTGCTTGTATCTTTAACTACTATAGTAATTATTTTTCTTACATTTTACTCAAATAATTTACCTGGCCCAATCAGTGGTCATTTTCATGTAAGCCCATATTATTATTACGCTATCCCAGCATCGTTAATAATAGCTCTATTTTTTTTAAATTTCTTTGCGATGACATTTGGCTCTCAATCTCGCCTAAGAAAAGAGGCGCTTGCAAAAATGGAAGAAGTAATGGCAACAGAACATGAGCTTTTGTCATTAGGAGGACAAGCTGCAGCTGCCGCTCACTCGTTAGGCACACCACTTTCTACAATTAAGATAATCACTCAAGATTTGTTAAGACAGTTTAAAGGACAAAAAGAGGTTGAAAAAGATATTGAGTTATTATCTAGCCAAGTTGAAAGATGTAATGAAATCTTAAAGCGTTTAACTATTGATCCTGTTGAAGAAGATGATTTTATCGATAAAGATCTTACCATGAGAGAATATTTGTCAGAAATTATCTCATCATTTAGAGAAATTAGTAAAAAACAATTTATCTTTAATTACGATCAAGACTCAAATGTTAAAAAAATAACTAAATCTATAGAAATAGTTTATGGTTTAAGAAATTTTGTTGGAAATGCTAATAAGTTCTCTAAAGGTTCAGTTTATATAAACCTAAAAAGTGATAGTGAAATAACAGAAATCACAATTGAAGACGATGGAAATGGGTATCCTAAAGATGTTTTGCCGAAAATTGGGGAACCCTATTTAAGCTCAAGTTCACAAGAAAAATCTAAAAAAGGGTTAGGACTTGGATTATTTATTGGAAAAACTCTTTTAGAAAAAAATTTTGCATCGATTCTTTGTAGAAATTCAAAAACTAGAAGTGGAGCTGAAGTGATTATTAAATGGAGTAACAGAGATTTATTTAAAATTTAG
- a CDS encoding sugar nucleotidyltransferase, with protein sequence MIKKGIILAGGKGTRMSPLTKAVNKQLLPIYDKPLIFYPLSILMLSKIKDILIIVNKGQLDQYKKLLPDGKNLGIKITYIEQDKPRGLPDAFILGEKFIGSDNVSMILGDNFFYGQSLSDTLKRCANLKIGAKVLLYKVNNPELFGVAKIDRKSKKIKALKEKPKKFISNQAVTGLYFFDNKVIKYAKNLKPSKRKELEIVDLLNKYKTKKKLSAEFLGRGGAWLDTGSIEDYYKTSAFVQAIENRQGLKIACLEEIALLNKWISKSQIMKQVKFYGNCEYSNYLKKIIKKSA encoded by the coding sequence ATGATAAAAAAAGGTATAATACTTGCTGGTGGAAAAGGAACAAGAATGAGTCCATTAACCAAAGCAGTAAATAAACAATTACTACCTATTTATGATAAACCTCTAATTTTTTATCCATTGTCAATTTTGATGCTCTCTAAAATTAAAGATATTCTAATTATTGTAAATAAAGGGCAACTAGATCAATACAAAAAATTATTACCAGATGGTAAAAATCTTGGAATTAAAATAACATACATAGAACAAGATAAACCAAGGGGATTACCAGATGCATTTATACTAGGTGAAAAATTTATTGGTTCAGATAACGTCTCCATGATATTGGGTGATAATTTTTTTTATGGTCAAAGTTTATCAGATACTCTTAAAAGGTGTGCTAATCTTAAAATCGGAGCAAAAGTTTTATTATATAAAGTTAATAATCCAGAACTATTTGGGGTTGCAAAAATTGACAGAAAAAGCAAAAAAATTAAAGCTTTAAAAGAAAAACCAAAAAAGTTTATTTCAAATCAAGCTGTAACTGGATTATATTTTTTTGATAATAAAGTAATTAAGTATGCAAAGAATTTAAAACCTTCAAAAAGAAAAGAGTTGGAAATAGTTGATTTGCTTAATAAGTACAAAACTAAAAAAAAACTCTCTGCGGAATTTCTTGGTAGAGGTGGGGCTTGGCTTGATACTGGATCTATAGAAGATTATTATAAAACTTCAGCATTTGTTCAGGCAATTGAAAATCGTCAAGGTTTAAAAATAGCTTGTCTTGAAGAAATTGCTTTATTAAATAAATGGATATCAAAATCTCAAATAATGAAACAAGTAAAATTTTATGGAAATTGTGAATACTCGAATTACTTAAAAAAAATTATAAAAAAAAGTGCCTAA
- a CDS encoding NAD-dependent epimerase/dehydratase family protein: MPNILLTGATGFIGSNILKAIKLNNKVFVLQRFNSKIIINKSNNIKILKFKDYNSLSNKLKKIKVNTIIHCATHYKKKHSYKDIFKFAESNIMLGNIILENIKILNAKQFINFSTTWEDIDNKENNPKNLYAAYKKSFNCIIQYYKKNFPNINFIDLMVVDTFGENDKRQKLINTLRKNYNQKKITKIISKKLYLNLINVEDIVSAVKIILKNKIRPGKYILKNTNYLNIFNLVEYINKSNSNKIKVKWLSSSLIKDKILKYKKLNYWNPKKSNIENIKNLILN; the protein is encoded by the coding sequence GTGCCTAATATATTATTAACAGGAGCAACTGGATTTATCGGCTCTAATATTTTAAAAGCAATAAAATTAAATAATAAAGTATTTGTACTTCAAAGATTTAACTCAAAAATAATAATTAATAAATCCAATAATATAAAAATCTTAAAATTTAAAGATTATAATTCCCTTTCGAATAAACTTAAAAAAATTAAAGTAAATACGATTATACATTGTGCAACTCATTATAAAAAAAAACATTCCTATAAAGATATTTTTAAGTTTGCAGAGTCTAATATCATGTTGGGAAATATAATATTGGAAAATATAAAAATTTTAAATGCAAAACAATTTATTAATTTTTCAACAACATGGGAAGATATTGATAATAAAGAAAACAATCCAAAAAATTTATACGCTGCTTATAAAAAAAGTTTTAACTGTATTATACAATACTACAAAAAAAACTTTCCCAATATTAATTTTATTGACCTGATGGTAGTAGATACTTTTGGAGAAAATGATAAAAGACAAAAATTAATAAATACTTTAAGGAAAAATTATAATCAAAAGAAAATAACAAAAATAATATCAAAAAAACTATATCTTAATTTGATCAATGTTGAAGACATTGTGAGCGCCGTAAAAATTATTTTAAAAAATAAAATTCGACCAGGAAAATATATTCTAAAAAATACAAATTATCTAAATATTTTTAATTTAGTTGAATATATTAACAAAAGTAATAGCAATAAGATAAAAGTTAAATGGCTATCAAGCTCTTTAATAAAAGATAAAATATTAAAATATAAAAAATTAAATTATTGGAATCCTAAAAAAAGTAATATAGAGAATATAAAGAATTTAATTTTAAATTAA
- the rfbB gene encoding dTDP-glucose 4,6-dehydratase produces the protein MKENLIVTGGLGFIGSNLIKLLLKKKFSIINIDNVSYSSNFFNLKDLPKKNYKFIKCDINNKKKLVNIFKVYKPLAIFNLAAETHVDRSIDSPKSFIESNIVGVFNLLEAFREHYKKYKKIKLIHISTDEVFGDIIKGRSNEDYPYKPSSPYAASKASSNHLVSSYVRTFKIPAIITNCSNNYGPCQHPEKLIPKLIYNILNNIPLPIYGDGKNSREWIFVEDHCDALFQVFKKGKIGEFYNIGSNKNYNNLEITKKLINISSQHIKPGNHVKIKYVKDRPGHDKRYALNSDKINKKLLWKSSTGINKGLKKTFLWYLNNQKYFKSIKKIHITKRLGTI, from the coding sequence ATGAAAGAAAATTTAATTGTCACTGGCGGTTTAGGTTTTATCGGAAGTAATTTAATAAAGTTACTTTTAAAAAAAAAATTTTCAATCATCAATATTGATAACGTTTCATATTCATCTAATTTTTTTAATTTAAAAGATCTTCCAAAAAAAAATTACAAATTCATTAAATGTGACATTAATAATAAAAAAAAACTTGTTAATATCTTTAAAGTATACAAGCCCCTCGCTATCTTTAATCTTGCAGCAGAAACACATGTGGATAGATCGATAGACTCACCAAAATCATTTATAGAAAGCAATATAGTGGGTGTATTTAATTTACTAGAGGCTTTCAGGGAACATTATAAAAAATATAAAAAAATTAAATTAATACATATTTCTACCGATGAAGTATTTGGTGATATTATAAAAGGAAGATCCAATGAAGATTATCCTTATAAACCTAGCTCACCTTATGCAGCAAGTAAAGCATCATCAAATCATCTTGTTTCTTCTTATGTAAGAACATTTAAAATACCAGCAATTATAACAAATTGTTCAAATAATTATGGTCCCTGTCAACATCCTGAAAAATTAATTCCAAAACTAATTTACAACATTCTTAATAACATACCTTTACCAATTTATGGTGATGGTAAAAATTCAAGAGAATGGATATTTGTTGAAGACCACTGCGATGCATTATTTCAAGTATTCAAAAAAGGTAAGATAGGAGAGTTCTACAATATAGGTTCTAATAAAAATTATAACAATCTTGAAATTACAAAAAAACTTATAAATATCTCATCACAACATATTAAACCTGGCAACCATGTCAAAATTAAGTATGTCAAAGATCGACCAGGGCATGATAAAAGATATGCTTTGAATAGTGATAAAATTAATAAGAAACTTTTATGGAAATCCTCAACAGGAATTAATAAAGGACTTAAAAAAACTTTTTTATGGTATCTAAATAATCAGAAATATTTTAAATCAATAAAAAAAATTCATATAACAAAAAGGCTCGGTACAATATGA
- a CDS encoding DNA gyrase subunit B, whose translation MTNKNTYQADSIKVLKGLEAVRKRPGMYIGDTDDGTGLHHMVYEVVDNSIDEALAGHCKNINVRINSDGTITVNDDGRGIPVDMHKGEKKSAAEVIMTQLHAGGKFDHDSYKVSGGLHGVGVSVVNALSEKLKLEINRDGKKHFIEFKNGEAIAPLKIVGKSKNSGTQITFLPSKEIFSSIKFSANILIKRMRELAFLNKGIKIIFTDASLKKEKVSEFKFDGGVLEFVNFLDEKREKLQNKNGNDLFKKPIYIEGKKDNIELECSLKWNASYAEDIFPYTNNIFQKDGGTHLLGFRSALTRVVNKYANEHNLLKKNKLAISGDDIKEGLTCVLSTKIPDPKFSSQTKDKLVSSEVRMIVETVVNEKLSIWFDQNPSVAKIILAKVIQAAMARDVARKARENVRRKGALELSGLPGKLADCQIGKQEGTELFIVEGDSAGGSAKQGRNRANQAVLPLRGKILNTYVEDLSVKKNGNGDASEQQRTKALSKMISSNEIVTLINALGLDPKTQEIDLKDLRYGKIIIMTDADVDGSHIRALLLTFFNNKPFNKLIENGHVYLAQPPLFKINKGTKGIYIKDELELENYIVKNSKELKKIKKGSKEYIKELELEKSKMNIQRFKGLGEMNPEELWSTTLDPENRNLLQVQYSKDLKKDQSLIHTLMGNDVALRKDFIISNAINVQNLDI comes from the coding sequence ATGACAAACAAAAATACATATCAAGCAGATTCCATAAAAGTTCTAAAAGGTCTTGAAGCAGTTAGAAAGAGACCAGGAATGTATATCGGTGATACAGATGATGGAACAGGTTTGCATCATATGGTTTACGAGGTAGTAGATAATTCCATTGACGAAGCACTAGCAGGCCATTGTAAAAATATAAATGTAAGAATTAATTCTGATGGAACAATAACAGTAAATGATGATGGAAGAGGTATACCAGTCGACATGCATAAAGGAGAAAAGAAATCTGCAGCCGAGGTTATTATGACCCAACTTCATGCAGGAGGAAAATTTGACCATGATTCTTACAAAGTTTCAGGTGGATTACATGGCGTAGGTGTTTCAGTTGTAAATGCATTGTCAGAAAAATTAAAATTAGAAATTAATAGAGATGGAAAAAAACATTTTATCGAATTCAAAAATGGAGAAGCAATTGCTCCATTAAAAATAGTTGGAAAATCAAAGAACTCAGGCACTCAAATAACTTTCTTACCATCTAAAGAAATATTCTCTTCAATAAAGTTTAGTGCAAATATTTTGATTAAGAGAATGAGAGAATTAGCTTTTTTAAATAAAGGAATTAAAATTATTTTTACAGATGCAAGTTTAAAAAAAGAAAAAGTCTCAGAATTTAAGTTTGATGGTGGTGTACTTGAATTTGTAAATTTTTTAGATGAAAAAAGAGAAAAATTACAAAATAAAAATGGTAACGATTTATTCAAGAAACCGATTTATATAGAGGGAAAAAAAGATAATATAGAGTTAGAATGTTCGCTAAAGTGGAATGCAAGTTATGCAGAAGATATATTTCCTTATACAAATAATATATTTCAGAAAGATGGTGGAACACACTTATTAGGTTTTAGAAGTGCGCTGACAAGAGTTGTTAATAAATATGCTAACGAGCATAACCTCTTAAAAAAGAATAAATTGGCAATATCTGGAGATGATATAAAAGAAGGACTTACTTGTGTATTATCCACTAAAATACCAGATCCAAAATTTTCATCTCAAACAAAAGATAAATTAGTTTCATCTGAAGTTAGAATGATTGTAGAAACAGTCGTCAATGAAAAATTATCTATATGGTTTGATCAAAATCCGTCGGTAGCAAAAATTATTTTAGCAAAAGTTATTCAAGCTGCAATGGCAAGAGATGTTGCTAGAAAGGCAAGAGAAAATGTAAGACGTAAAGGTGCCCTTGAATTAAGTGGATTACCTGGAAAATTAGCTGATTGTCAGATAGGCAAACAAGAAGGCACTGAATTGTTTATTGTTGAGGGAGATTCAGCGGGTGGATCAGCAAAACAAGGAAGAAATAGAGCTAATCAAGCAGTTTTACCTCTTAGAGGTAAAATTTTGAACACTTATGTTGAAGATCTAAGTGTAAAAAAGAATGGAAACGGAGATGCATCTGAACAACAAAGAACAAAAGCTTTATCAAAAATGATCTCCTCAAACGAAATAGTAACTTTAATCAATGCGCTAGGTTTGGATCCAAAAACTCAAGAGATAGACTTAAAAGATCTAAGATATGGAAAAATTATTATCATGACCGATGCCGACGTTGATGGTTCACATATTAGAGCTTTGCTATTAACTTTCTTTAATAACAAACCTTTTAATAAATTAATAGAAAATGGGCATGTTTATTTGGCACAACCGCCACTATTTAAAATTAACAAAGGCACTAAAGGAATTTATATCAAAGACGAATTGGAATTGGAAAACTACATAGTGAAAAATAGTAAAGAGCTGAAAAAAATTAAAAAGGGATCAAAAGAATATATCAAAGAATTAGAACTAGAAAAATCAAAAATGAATATTCAAAGATTTAAAGGACTGGGTGAAATGAATCCGGAAGAATTATGGAGTACAACCCTTGACCCTGAAAATCGAAATTTACTTCAAGTTCAATATTCTAAAGATTTAAAAAAAGATCAAAGTTTAATTCATACTTTAATGGGTAATGACGTAGCTTTAAGAAAAGATTTTATAATCTCTAATGCAATAAATGTACAAAATCTTGATATCTAA
- a CDS encoding cobaltochelatase CobT-related protein: MSDKITRLKEKFRLALTSTAKVISDDFELINKTSEEKKNKDLNSIEINDLTNPSDFIRLRAETDSAALKKKFSNDQIYKKNLPLNNSSRSLYNIAEKIRYEALGGKMLKGIEKNFQENYSYIINSKRKDQLKTKEDVPVTEAFELYMLKNFHEIKLSPLTTKILNFWEHDFDQSVGKHKKFLQDNLEDQNNYSSRFSQILNEMDIFQNDENDEKREENQDQGQDNPSNDDQDKETEDNKDENNENETQASLDADYNVDEFNLDEQLSDVESDEQSSEQIVQKNIENLNLDYKIFTTQYDEVIKAENLENADEAVKLRRTLDQQLIGFQDVITKLANKLQRQLLAKQNRAWEFDLEEGLLDSSKLPRIIMDPYNSLSFKKEKDLDFKDTIVTLLIDNSGSMRGRPITIAAICADILSRTLERCSVKVEILGFTTKNWKGGQSREHWNKNSKPKTPGRLNDLRHIIYKGADTHWRQAKNNLGLMLKEGLLKENIDGEAISWAYNRLKKRKEERKILMVISDGAPVDDSTLSVNSGDFLEKHLKKMVKFIENKTEIEVLAIGIGHDVSRYYNRAIKITDVNELGDVMISQLSSLFDTKKKFH, encoded by the coding sequence ATGAGTGATAAAATAACCAGGCTTAAAGAAAAGTTTAGATTAGCATTAACCTCTACTGCAAAAGTAATTTCTGATGATTTTGAGTTAATAAATAAAACTTCAGAAGAAAAAAAAAATAAAGATTTAAATTCAATTGAAATTAATGATTTAACAAATCCTAGTGATTTTATAAGATTAAGAGCTGAAACAGACTCTGCTGCTTTAAAAAAAAAATTTTCTAACGACCAAATTTACAAAAAAAATCTTCCATTAAATAACTCTTCTAGATCACTGTATAATATAGCAGAAAAAATAAGATATGAGGCTTTGGGTGGAAAAATGCTCAAAGGGATTGAAAAAAATTTTCAAGAAAATTACTCATATATAATAAATAGTAAAAGAAAAGATCAATTAAAAACTAAAGAAGATGTACCTGTGACAGAAGCATTTGAGCTATATATGCTTAAAAATTTTCACGAAATAAAGTTAAGTCCTTTAACAACAAAAATACTAAATTTTTGGGAACATGATTTTGACCAATCAGTAGGTAAACATAAGAAATTTTTGCAAGATAATCTTGAAGATCAAAATAACTATAGTTCCAGATTTTCTCAAATCTTAAATGAAATGGATATTTTTCAAAATGATGAAAACGATGAAAAAAGAGAGGAAAATCAAGATCAAGGACAAGATAATCCTTCAAATGATGATCAAGATAAAGAAACTGAAGACAATAAAGATGAAAATAATGAAAATGAAACACAAGCCTCATTAGATGCAGACTATAACGTTGATGAATTTAATCTTGATGAACAACTTTCAGATGTTGAGTCTGATGAACAAAGCTCAGAGCAAATAGTTCAAAAGAATATTGAAAATTTAAACTTAGATTATAAAATTTTTACAACACAATACGATGAAGTAATAAAAGCTGAAAATTTAGAAAATGCAGACGAAGCAGTTAAACTTCGTAGAACTTTAGACCAGCAATTAATTGGTTTTCAAGATGTAATTACTAAACTTGCAAATAAACTTCAAAGGCAACTTTTAGCTAAACAAAATAGAGCGTGGGAATTTGATTTAGAGGAAGGTTTGCTTGATAGTTCGAAATTACCAAGAATTATAATGGATCCATATAATTCCCTTTCTTTTAAAAAAGAAAAAGATTTAGATTTTAAAGATACAATTGTGACTCTACTTATTGATAATTCTGGTTCAATGAGAGGAAGACCAATTACAATAGCAGCAATATGTGCTGACATACTTTCTAGAACCTTGGAAAGATGTTCGGTTAAAGTAGAAATATTAGGTTTTACTACTAAAAACTGGAAAGGTGGACAAAGTAGAGAGCATTGGAACAAAAACTCAAAACCTAAGACACCTGGAAGATTAAATGATTTAAGACATATAATTTACAAAGGCGCAGATACTCACTGGAGACAAGCTAAAAATAATCTAGGTCTGATGCTAAAAGAAGGGTTACTTAAAGAAAATATTGACGGAGAAGCAATTTCCTGGGCATACAACAGGTTAAAAAAGAGAAAAGAAGAAAGAAAAATATTAATGGTCATATCTGATGGGGCACCAGTTGATGACTCTACTCTTTCTGTAAACTCAGGTGATTTTTTAGAAAAGCACTTAAAAAAAATGGTAAAATTTATCGAAAATAAAACAGAAATAGAAGTTTTAGCAATCGGAATCGGCCACGATGTTTCAAGATATTACAACAGAGCAATTAAAATTACTGATGTTAATGAATTAGGTGATGTGATGATATCTCAATTAAGTTCTTTATTTGACACAAAAAAAAAGTTTCACTAA
- a CDS encoding glycosyltransferase family 2 protein, with translation MNYNQITVGIVTFRSENVIFNCLKSIKKIENIIILDNSNDEILKKKIKKKYPKIKIILSKKNLGYGAANNKIIRKSKTPFVFILSPDVALKKDCEKNMLKSINKLKNNFSIISPISQYKHYGYLDSDINETEGVQGFAMLVNKKKIMHYGMFDENIFLYAEELDLCKRLRLNNEKIFINKTAKVFHLGAKSTNIGFEFDKCRNWHWGWSKVYFEKKYFNIFLVYLKFSSLLFIQLLKIIFYIALLNKKEVINKSMRFSGALNSLLGRTSWYRPKFNFDR, from the coding sequence ATGAATTATAATCAAATTACTGTTGGTATTGTTACTTTTAGAAGTGAAAATGTTATTTTTAACTGTCTTAAAAGTATTAAAAAAATTGAAAATATAATCATTTTAGACAATTCAAATGATGAAATTTTAAAAAAAAAAATTAAAAAAAAATATCCAAAAATAAAAATTATACTATCAAAAAAAAATCTAGGTTATGGAGCCGCAAATAATAAAATTATTAGAAAATCAAAAACTCCTTTTGTATTCATATTGAGTCCAGACGTAGCTTTAAAAAAAGATTGTGAGAAGAATATGTTAAAAAGTATCAATAAATTAAAGAATAATTTTTCAATTATATCACCTATTTCACAATATAAACATTATGGTTATCTAGACAGCGATATAAATGAAACTGAAGGTGTTCAAGGTTTTGCAATGTTAGTAAATAAAAAAAAAATAATGCATTACGGCATGTTTGATGAGAACATTTTTTTATATGCTGAGGAATTAGATTTATGCAAAAGGCTCAGATTAAATAATGAAAAAATTTTTATAAATAAAACTGCTAAAGTTTTTCATTTAGGAGCAAAATCAACAAATATTGGTTTTGAATTTGATAAATGTCGAAATTGGCATTGGGGTTGGTCAAAAGTCTATTTTGAAAAAAAATATTTTAATATTTTTTTAGTTTATTTAAAATTTTCTTCTTTATTATTCATACAACTATTGAAGATTATTTTCTATATTGCTTTACTTAATAAAAAAGAAGTCATAAATAAATCAATGAGATTCTCTGGTGCACTGAATTCTTTATTAGGCAGAACTTCTTGGTATAGACCAAAATTTAATTTTGACAGATGA
- a CDS encoding glycosyltransferase family 9 protein, translated as MKLMNKILIIDPGKGWGQFVSKMYCYQKLANHLNSKIIFFTKKSTQAEHYLKSLSFCEDVLYIDEPKKGIKYIFSNIKSIIKNIKKINQFQIEQCYVFHPSLRYLLIAYLSNIKEIWGLGFKFQNFFLKKNKRFYSSFFSKTKSDDEALEAVKKITNSQKIDFQPLSSTENNLRDTVGIIIAASGNEKRWAISNYLKILKFLKEKNYKKFLIISGLDQSKDENLIKEKFIQNTDIIFTSDKKISDVIPYLKKCKFCIGNDTGFSHLSVNLDVETLVIQGDCPPQSYSKLLKHVDIESNVNRSPTSIHTIKIEKVLDELSKLLNRRGGRVVEGARLESV; from the coding sequence ATGAAATTAATGAATAAAATTTTAATAATTGATCCTGGAAAAGGCTGGGGCCAGTTTGTTTCTAAAATGTATTGCTATCAAAAATTAGCTAATCACTTAAACTCAAAAATAATTTTTTTTACAAAAAAGTCAACACAAGCTGAACACTATTTAAAATCACTCTCTTTTTGTGAAGATGTCCTATATATAGATGAGCCAAAAAAAGGAATTAAATATATTTTTAGTAATATTAAATCAATAATTAAAAATATTAAAAAAATAAATCAGTTTCAAATTGAGCAATGTTATGTTTTTCACCCTTCTTTAAGATATTTATTAATAGCGTATCTTTCAAATATTAAAGAGATTTGGGGATTAGGATTTAAATTTCAAAATTTTTTTTTAAAAAAGAATAAAAGATTTTATTCAAGTTTTTTTTCAAAAACCAAAAGTGATGATGAAGCCTTAGAGGCAGTAAAAAAAATTACCAATTCTCAAAAAATTGACTTTCAACCACTATCTAGTACAGAAAATAATTTAAGAGACACTGTTGGAATAATCATTGCAGCTTCTGGAAATGAAAAAAGATGGGCTATAAGTAATTATTTGAAAATCTTAAAATTTTTGAAAGAAAAAAATTATAAAAAATTTTTAATTATAAGTGGATTAGATCAATCAAAAGATGAGAATTTAATAAAAGAAAAGTTTATACAAAATACAGATATAATTTTTACATCAGATAAAAAGATTAGCGATGTGATTCCGTATTTAAAAAAATGTAAATTCTGCATAGGTAATGACACTGGATTTTCCCACTTATCTGTTAATTTAGATGTAGAAACGCTAGTTATTCAGGGTGATTGTCCACCTCAATCTTACTCAAAATTATTGAAACACGTAGATATTGAGTCAAATGTTAATCGTTCACCTACATCAATACACACAATAAAAATTGAAAAGGTTTTGGATGAATTATCAAAACTTTTAAATAGGAGAGGTGGCCGAGTGGTTGAAGGCGCACGCTTGGAAAGCGTGTAA